The genome window GCTGTCCCTGTCGCTCGGAGGCGGCGCCTCCGACTACTCGCGCGACAGCGTCGCGATCGGCGCGTTCGCCGCGATGGAGCAGAACGTCCTGGTCTCCTGCTCGGCCGGCAACGCCGGGCCTGGAAGTTCCACGCTATCTAACGTGGCGCCGTGGATCACCACCGTGGGCGCCGGCACCCTCGACCGCGACTTCCCGGCGTACGTCGTGCTCGGCAACGGCAAGAACTACACGGGAGTCTCCCTCTACGCTGGAAAGGCCCTCCCCAGCACCCCGCTCCCAATCATCTACGCGGCCAACGCATCCAACTCCAGCGCTGGCAATCTCTGCATGCCTGGGACCCTGACGCCGGGTAAGGTGGCCGGTAAGATCGTCGTCTGCGACCGCGGTGTCAGCGCACGTGTCCAGAAGGGCTTCGTCGTGCGCGACGCAGGCGGCGCGGGAATGGTGCTCTCCAACACTGCCGCCAACGGCGAGGAGCTCGTCGCCGACGCGcacctcctccccgccgccggcgtGGGTGAGAGAGAAGGCACCGCAATAAAGTCCTACGTCGTCTCCGACCCTAACCCAACGGCGACGATCGTGGTCGCCGGGACGCAGCTGGACGTCCACCCCTCGCCGGTGGTGGCCGCGTTCTCATCGCGCGGGCCGAACATGGTGACGCCTGAAATTCTCAAGCCGGACATCATCGCGCCGGGCGTCAACATCCTGGCGGCATGGACCGGCAAGGCCGGGCCGACGGGGCTCGCCGCCGACACCCGCCGGGTGGGCTTCAACATCATCTCGGGCACGTCCATGTCGTGCCCGCACGTGAGCGGCCTGGCGGCGCTGCTCCGGAGCGCGCACCCGGAGTGGAGCCCCGCAGCCGTGCGCTCAGCTCTCATGACCACCGCCTACGCCACGTACTCCGGCGGGTCACCCCTCCTGGACGCGGCCACCGGTGCGACCGCCACGCCGTTCGACTACGGCGCCGGGCACGTGGACCCCGCGCGGGCTGTGGACCCGGGGCTCGTGTACGACCTCGGCACCCGAGACTACGTCGACTTCCTGTGCGCGCTCAAGTACACGAGCAACATGATCGCCGCGGTGGCGCGGAGCAGGGACTATGGGTGCGCCGAGAACAAGACCTACTCCGTGGGCAATCTCAACTACCCATCCTTCTCCGTGGCCTACTCCACGGAGAACGGCGACGGCAGCGACTCCGCGGCGACCACCGTGACGCACACGCGCACGCTCACCAACGTGGGCGGGCCGGGCACGTACAAGGTGTCCACGACGGTCACCGAGAAGGGCGTGACCGTGGACGTGAAGCCCACCGAGCTCGCGTTCACGTCAGTCGGCGAGAAGAAGAGCTACACGGTGAGCTTCACGTCCAAGTCCCAGCCGTCCGGCACCACCGGGTTCGGCCGGCTCGTCTGGTCGGACGGCAAGTACAGCGTGGCGAGCCCGATAGCCTTTACGTGGATATGATGGATACGGTTTTTGGCGCCTCAATGGTGTAACCGTCCAAGTGATGATGGCCACACTAGTCTTGGGCTAGCTTGAATCGGGGCTTGGTTGGACCAGATTACGACGATTCAGGGGCAGTTTCTttcactataactgattggaAGTTGAGGAGGCTATCAGCAATGTGCCCTCCAAATGTTTcacattaagtttttttttttccatggcATTACCCGGACCATGATATTGGGGAGATGCTTGTCATGTTCCCATGATGGTTTGTTTGTTACTGACATAAATAATCAcgcaaaagaaagaagaaaaatagaaaacataAACTTCTTTTTCTTTGCGAGGGAACAGAGAACACTTCATGTGACACATCTAATAAATGCAAGTGTGGCATATTGGATATGTTTCCAAAATATAGTTAGTATACTTTTAAATTCATATTAGGTTAGAGATTTGTCGTACAATAAGTttgtaaaaagaaaagattcTCCGTAAAAtaagtttgcaaaaaaaaaaaagatatgtcGAACATATTGGTGTTTGGCTCTCGCTTGTTACTAGTATGGTGGCACTAGCCCTCTCTGCCACAACCTGTGGAGGCAATAGAGGGCTGGCTGGCCTCGAAAGCAAAGCAACAACATGTCGACGTGGTGCCGAGGTGGCAGCACAGGTGCAGTGGTGCTAGGACACTCCTAGGGCTATGTTGCGAGGGGGTGGGGGAGGGAGGAAGGAAGCTAGGGGATGGAGACAAACTGtggggaagaaaaaaattaacctGATCTTTGTAGAAGAAAGGCTGATTTGAGTATTACGTAAAAATTTCaccaaaaaatagaaagatcTTACCACCGACttatttcctttttgtttgCTCGTGAAAAAGTACgctctttcttcttttcaaaCACTAGTAAGCTCATATGTGGAATCCACATACCTATACTAACTATAAATACCAAATAATCCAAGTTGTCAATTCATGTCCATAAATTAAgtactaaaataaataaataacaacaGTACATTAATCATCTGAAATTGATCTCTGGTAAAATTGATCGCGCCATACTGCATTGCACCTAGTGGgaacaataaaatattacaaaaatatttttaacaaaGTAAAATAATCACATGTTATACTTTATTGTGTGGAATATGAAAATACTATTGTCCAGGAAACATCTGAGAAGATAACGACCCTTTGTTGTAGCTGATGTATAAGTGCAAACCATTCATCAAACATGTAATCTATGTCCTTGACCTCACCCTTATGCTCCATTAAGTCAAACTTCCTCCACATCTCCATATCGGCATAAGTAAAAGCAGAATCTTTAGACTATCCTAAGTGCAAGATTATATTACTGAGTATCACCTAAAAAGTCCTCGAGTATGTGCTATCTTCAGTATCACCTAAAAGTAGAATCAAGATTAGCTATGTTCTCGGTTGCTTAGAGTCAAGTATACACATATCTCAAGCGCTAGCATTTATGTTTGATAAACAAACATCATAGGTATAATACTCATAAATACCCAAATGGAAaaatgatgatactaataataaaatttataaacTAATTATGTACATGTTGTAAGATACCTCCCAATTTTCAACTTattaaaacaaaatattactCGCTTCAGTCACAAATACCTCACCTTTTGTATAAGACATGGTCTCCACGCTTAGGTATggtcattattttctattagaatatttTTATGAATCCAAAAATGATCTTATGGAATTATTTTTCAAGACTAATATACATAATTGATTTTCATGTTTCCAAATCAAATATTTAAAAGCTATTGATAGTGAAAATTTTAAGAGTTTGATCGGATCTTGTccaaaatattatgtatttgTTATGGAAGAGAGTACAAGGCTAGATTTTCTTAAGCCTAAGTAATATTAAATTCTTATGTAACGAGAAGAGAGGGTACAGAGTGTTAGGGAACGGGCAgtctacgctagcctaaaacaaaaattttctaccgcattcacccagaaaatcatactagtaggagatcatagatcattaccgctcgacgcgcagtgcagcggaagaagagttagagtagaccgatccaacgtcgtgcgcgtcaaactcctcgagtagcttctcgatcagttcctcgaccagccccgagcaggtggtcgtgctcctcgaccaactccaaacaagtggtcgtgctcctcgaccaaatcCAAGCAGTtggttgtgctcctcgaccaatttCTTGACTAGCTCCAGATCGCATCATGTTCAACTCGCCaagaagatcagcgccgcaatagcagtAGCACCtttacggtatccacacgtactggacAGAAACGACGAGCGCTAATGTGCTAGTGTTGCacgcacggctagggttttgggagatcgtgtggaaggctgcagctggttttggagtggctcaacctataCACGtcctacccacacctctccttatatagagctcgccaatgggctctcACGTTGGAAGCCATTTAGGATTCTAATTTCTAATGGATCacaatctaaacaaaacccatatatgaatccaattcgcatattttgttccaacccattaagtgtgtgacccgttaggttcatgtacaaatggctacgactcggaaacactttccaaaccgaaatcaatagcggacCCTAGCAGAACATATTGACTCTcgagtatacataaaatatcatatcggttgaaccttgatatacacatgcaccgatccatttgcctcacgataccaatcaagctcaaggtgagatatatgccacccttgtgataactcgaccattcactcgatcatgtagtggattcatcatgattaactctttaatcatattggcatagccatgcactttctcaatccaactacctcgagaggcctagagatatctctgcTATTattaaggaggggcaaatttcatcttaatcgctcataccccacgacatatttcatgacaaatccgaaaactacctttatgactacctagttacggaatagcgtttggtaacctcaaagtatgccactacacattcttggaatcaatgacgatctcaggtctaaggatcttgcatgtacactatttgagataacaactgatgtcatatcataaataacaatcccaataATATcttaaggtgggtctatccaacatcatgttctctaacataaatatccacactattgacttggtatctctatacttaTGATACATGAAACTTGATCATAAATCAATATatgtgctgatcttatgtatcatcacaatgatatgcgactagagattgactaagaataacatcataatataatcaaagagtttcataaacaagtcacatacttatcAATTAatataaacgatagtcattcttagaataacacattattcgatagtacatgaacatagacgtgtgatataattatctctatgattgcttctatggcatatcaccttcagagAGGTAACTCATCTTGGCCTCGGTGAGCAACAGCCTCCCCACCGATGCCAGCAATGCTTGTTGTCCTTCCTGCTCCTGGCTGTGGCGCCTCCACACGAATCTCTAGTGGCTAGTTGTTCCCGCTCACAACCACTGTGCTGCAATTTGCGCCGCTCCCCCTGCACGAATCCTACCTAGGGGATGCGAGTTGGGAAGAGGTGAAACAACCGACACGCTTGGGGGACGTGTGCATGTGGCGGGCAAGGGCGGTGGCGGGACGGCTAACGGACGATGCTGAGGCCACGTAGCTCGTCACATGCATGAACATGAACAAAACTTAAGGTCTTCACCTGACTCTCCTTTGAACTCAACCTCCCTGTTGTCCCCTTCGTCAACCGGGTGCGCAATGGCAATAGGGGCATTGACCTCCCAGCCGTGGCTACCTCATTGCTCATCGAGATCGGAGGCATCGTACAACAACTCAAATTATTTGTCGCGAGGTAACCTTGCATCGATTGAAGTGGAAGTTGATGAATTACCATATTGAAGGAGACATCTGGTATGGAAGACAAATAATCGGTGATTGATAGTATTTTTGGAAGGAAAATGGGATCTAACTTTGCACAGTGACCGTTTGATTAACTCGAGTGGATGGTAGAGATGATCCGAATCTATTATAACTGACAAATTATATAAGTATAGAAGTATAGATATATCTTTCGGAATATATCAATCGAAACCCCAACCTGAACGAATCATAATTTGAGGAAAGAAGAAGGCAGAGAAACAGAGGCACGGTGCACTAGCAAAAGGGAGTCTTTTCTCAACTCTATAGTAGCCTATGCACTCCCAACTTGTGTCCCTCAATTGcaatttctttcttctttagATGCATGAAGCCATGAAAGATGAAACCCTTCATCATATGATTAATCCCTCTGCCTTTCTAGAACCATGTCTTTCTAAAGCAGAGGTGTGTAAGCTAAAGGGAGGCAAGACAGAGAGAAAAGAAGTAAAAGGCAGCTAGTAAAAGCAGGGCCGCTGGTGCCGGTGGTGGTGAGAAAGAAAGACGGATGATTTGTTAAGTGCCTTTAATTTGCCAAAGCAGGGGCGTCCTCGTGACACCaggtggttttttttttaacaatagtGGTAGAGTGTGAAAGAAGAAATAAAGATGGGCTGGCAGGACGAATAATGGGGTGCCGTGTGTGCTTCACGATCTTGTGCCTGGCATCGGTGTGGGCCCGTGAGTTAGAAAACTCAGCGTGGGCTTCTCTAGTTCCAGCTGGCTTGGCCCAATGTTCGcatcccttttctttttgctttcctttcctttctagGGGTGGCAGTTTAGTTTGTGTTTTTTTAACGGCGGTTTGTTTGCTGAGAGGCTGGGGGTTATTACATGCAGATCTCCGCAATTGATCGATTCAGCTGGTGATTTTGTATCGGACAAGCTGGGAGTTGGATGATAATGTTCGGCTTACTGGAATGGCGTATCCAAGACTATTAACTAGGATggattctctttcttttcttttttctattctataCCTAAaagtttgttttcttttttctattctataCCTAAAAGTTGAAGAGGGCTCCGACAGGTCCTTGACAGTCACTTGCAGAATATATCGTTGATGCCACTATTTTAGATATCAtccactactataaaaatgaTTCATGAGGACGCTCTTATATAGAAGGTTTTGTGCACCCGTATGCGTAAAGATTATATCAGAACTGTTTATGATAATGACAAGACTCCTCAAGAAGTGATGTGACacttttagtacagacggtttcttacAGATAACTGTAATTACGAGCTGTCTGTAATAAAATCAGTATCATAGATGACTCCAAATCTGGAGccgtttgtaatattaatacagatagCTCGTATTTAGAGCTAtctgtaataaaaaaaatattacagaTGGTTTCAATCAGGAACCATCCATATAATTAATACAGACGGCTTCAAATACGAGCCATCTGAAAAAATAGCCGAGTGGAGATAAGATACTTTATTACATATGCCTCCAAACATGAAGTCGTCTGTTCTATTAAAATAGTACATCATCCCCTATCTCCAGAACAAAGGAGAGTAGTGACGCCTGAACAGTAAACAACAGCGTACAGCTTTTGGAGGGAGAGGGCGATTTTGACTAAAATTTTTGTTAGATTCCGGCGAaagcttgaagattcattggTATTTGTTTCTCTAAGTTAAATATTATGTTCTATTTTAGTTTAGATGATCTAGATTTTAGTTTGGAGAgttagctagatctagatctagatttttttccatAATAATATAGCTTTATTCAATttattagatgatgtagatttgttttctaatttagtcttgagatATCCACTATATCTACATCTaaacttagattttttttcatgatgatctagaatatattagttgttgcaggtatatatgaagcacaaagtatagatgaaggtttaattatgtgatactataaatgactagctttaatctagtgttgtagataaattttagatttttcgtatataaacataaaattatcaataactatagtatttaaccacaatttttgaattaatgtttacccttatttttaggtattcatgtatataatataacggtaatcattaattatttatgaattaattgtcatttgcatggttcattcatgcatgcatgcatggtagctctatttttttttatgaaaagttTGATTGCTCTTCTTTCATTAAAAtgatttgatattaatttacttCGTACATTGTCGATGAATCATGACTGGATGTACGGTTCTCGTACGAACTAAGGGTACTTTGATGGTGTGACGGCTTTTTGGGTAGCTACCGTGGAGGATcgattggagaagggtgtttaatttatatattgttCTTGTTGTGATTATAGAAATAAAAGATCATTTCTTAGATAGAACGCAGCCCTACAGACCTAAGCGCACTTGATTATCAGGGGCTTCAAACCGGACTACACGTAGTAGACAAAACATAgtgaagagcagaatgtgttacatgaagacgTTGGTATCGTCGAAGAACCCGAAGTCGAAGTAAGAAGAAAATATGATGAGGAATTTGGTGTAGATGATTATGACTATGGTGCTGCAAGCgatgatgataggttggatcagatgttgtCTGATACAGACATGAACGTAAGTACTCAGAGTGACTTTAACAAATTTTTGTGCTTGATCGAGGACTCGGAGAAGCCATTGTTCCCTGGAAACAAACCGGAATATATAAAGTTATCATCCATACTTGAaatgcttaaattgaaagcaagcgatggttggtcAGACAAGAGTTTCATGGcactattagaactcttatcggacATGCTTCCAGATAGAAATGAGttgcccaaaagcacatacgaagcaaagtaggttctttgtccattggggatggatgtagaaaggatacatgcaaGTCCGAATAActatatcctctaccgtaaagatctatcagacttgcattcatgtccagtgtgcaaagcatctcgatacaagcgTGGTGTGGTATCTGCCTATAATTCTACATTTTAAGCATTTGTTTGCAAATAAAAAAGAGGCTAAATTGTTGTGCTGGCACTTGAAGGGCCGCAaacaagatggaaagctaaggcaccctgCCAACTCTccctagtggagaaacatcgatacgattttcgatgactttggtgcaaaactgaggaatataaggtttgctttgagcacggaCGAGATGAATCCTTTTAGGAACATGAGTAGCAGGCACAATACTTGGCCAGTTGTTCacagtatttacaacctacctccttggctgtgtatgaagcggaagtacttgatgatgtcgctacttatccaaggcccgaaacaacctgggaacgatattgatgtatacaaAAGGGAGGAAGatcattggtggaagatctaaaaacattgtGGAACGAAGGGGCACAAGTATGAGATGTGTACAAAAGGGAGAATTTCACGCTACGCGCCCTGCTGTTCTACATGATCAATGATTTGCATGTATGTAACCTTTCGAGCCAGAATAAACAAGTAGACACGGcgtgccctcattgcttagatggtaccaTGAGTATGTGGCTGCCCCACTTGCACAAAATGGTGTTCATGCACCACCGTAAGTTCCTTAATAGGTATCACTCGTACCGCATCATGAAGGAACAATTTGATGgaacgagggagagagatttatgtccaaggcactacagtgatcaagaggtgcacaatatggttaaagatctcgatgttgtgtttggaaaggggagtaaaaaatctaaggatatTGATGGCATGTGTAAGAAGAGATTaatattgtgggagctaccgtattggaagcGCCTTGAAGTTTGCCACTACATCaacgtcatgcatgtagagaagaagaTGTGTGAAAGCTTGGTTGATCTTTTACTAAATATTCCAGGGAAGATGAAGGATGACCTCAACACAAGGCTTGACCtggttgatttgaagatcagCCCGAGTTAACACCTAATCCCTCCGAAAAATGTAGAACGAGGCTTCCTCCTGCCTGCTATAATTTGAAAAAGGCTGAGATAACCGAACTGTGccggtgcttgcatggtgtgaaagttctgTCCGcttactccgccaacatctcgaaacttgtttcgatacaagatttgaaattagttggcatgaagtacCATGATTGCtatgtgttgatgacacagatgcttcctgttgcaatctgaaatatccaGCCGACCTATCTCCAAGATATAATCACCAAGCTGTGTTACTTCTTTAACACAATttctcagaaggtcatcgatcccgaagtacttgatgttttacaggccgatgtggtgaagacactatgtcatcttgagatgtactttccaACATTGTTTTGTGATATCATGATACATGTTATCGTTCAcctcgtgagagagataaagatatatgGCCCAGTATTCCTACGTCAGATGTACccgtttgagaggtacatggaAATTCTCAACAAGTATGTTTGGAATTGATCTCGTCCGGAGGGCACCAtcgtccaaggttacacaaccaAAGACGTTTACATCGATTACATGGAATAGCTCAAACCGATAGGTGTGCCCatgtctcaccatgaggggaggttggaTGGAAAAAGGGACCATAGGTAGAAAATCAATCATTGCTTACCTTGCCAcgttatctaaagcccatttcaTGGTCTTGCAATATATGACTAAAGTATCCCTGTATATTGACATACATAAGGACGTGCTACGTAGAGAGAATCTAGGCCGTACGGAGGGTTGGATCACAAAACAGCACAATCGCAGcttcaacaactggttgacaGTGCAAGTCAGTAGTAATAGTTCAATAGAGGACAATATTGGCTAGTTGGCAAGATGGCCATGTCACATAGTC of Phragmites australis chromosome 3, lpPhrAust1.1, whole genome shotgun sequence contains these proteins:
- the LOC133912861 gene encoding subtilisin-like protease SBT1.7, with product MLPLRVLLVALAAAATAAAATEQRATYIVHMAKSAMPAEYADHGEWYGASLRSVSAGGAAKMLYSYDTVLHGFSARLTAQEASDMASRDGVLAVNPETRYELHTTRTPEFLGIAGDGQGLFPQSRTAGDIVVGVLDTGVWPESKSYDDTGLGEVPSWWKGQCMAGTAFNSSACNRKLVGARFFNKGYEAAMGPMDTDRESRSPRDDDGHGTHTSSTAAGAAVSDASLFGFASGTARGMAPKARVAVYKVCWLGGCFSSDILAGMDAAVADGCGVLSLSLGGGASDYSRDSVAIGAFAAMEQNVLVSCSAGNAGPGSSTLSNVAPWITTVGAGTLDRDFPAYVVLGNGKNYTGVSLYAGKALPSTPLPIIYAANASNSSAGNLCMPGTLTPGKVAGKIVVCDRGVSARVQKGFVVRDAGGAGMVLSNTAANGEELVADAHLLPAAGVGEREGTAIKSYVVSDPNPTATIVVAGTQLDVHPSPVVAAFSSRGPNMVTPEILKPDIIAPGVNILAAWTGKAGPTGLAADTRRVGFNIISGTSMSCPHVSGLAALLRSAHPEWSPAAVRSALMTTAYATYSGGSPLLDAATGATATPFDYGAGHVDPARAVDPGLVYDLGTRDYVDFLCALKYTSNMIAAVARSRDYGCAENKTYSVGNLNYPSFSVAYSTENGDGSDSAATTVTHTRTLTNVGGPGTYKVSTTVTEKGVTVDVKPTELAFTSVGEKKSYTVSFTSKSQPSGTTGFGRLVWSDGKYSVASPIAFTWI